The following proteins come from a genomic window of Salinivibrio kushneri:
- the pxpB gene encoding 5-oxoprolinase subunit PxpB gives MTLKVEQVSETTVMIRLGNKIDLAFVPQLSALCERIQQHFGRGVVELIPAYNSVLVEVKVRLLSPETLKTWVMNQGDSLRVTDDAVGGKHVSLPVYYHPSVGPDLAAVAEFAGVSEQEVIARHSQQTYTVCAIGFAPGFAFLASVDETIAMPRHTTPRHQIPAGSVGIAQQQTAVYPAASPAGWQIIGNCPKVLFNPRQSPMMPFDVGDTVRFEPMSESDYRAAGGQWWQD, from the coding sequence ATGACACTCAAGGTTGAGCAGGTCAGTGAAACGACGGTAATGATCCGGTTGGGCAATAAGATCGATCTTGCCTTTGTCCCACAGTTATCCGCGCTGTGTGAGCGAATCCAGCAACACTTTGGCCGTGGTGTGGTTGAGTTAATTCCCGCCTACAACAGCGTTCTGGTGGAAGTGAAGGTTCGCTTACTCTCGCCAGAAACGTTGAAAACCTGGGTGATGAATCAAGGCGACTCATTGCGAGTCACCGACGACGCCGTGGGCGGAAAACACGTGTCGTTGCCGGTGTATTATCACCCCTCGGTCGGACCCGATCTGGCTGCGGTCGCCGAGTTTGCCGGCGTGAGTGAACAAGAGGTGATTGCGCGACACAGCCAACAAACTTACACCGTTTGTGCGATTGGTTTTGCACCCGGCTTTGCCTTTCTGGCGTCGGTGGATGAGACCATAGCCATGCCACGTCATACCACGCCTCGTCATCAGATCCCCGCTGGTAGTGTGGGCATTGCACAACAGCAAACTGCGGTGTATCCGGCGGCTTCGCCCGCAGGCTGGCAAATTATTGGCAATTGTCCCAAGGTGCTATTTAATCCCCGTCAATCGCCCATGATGCCGTTTGATGTAGGTGATACCGTCCGTTTTGAGCCGATGTCAGAGTCTGATTACCGTGCGGCAGGAGGTCAATGGTGGCAGGATTAA
- the acnA gene encoding aconitate hydratase AcnA, whose product MSNPSQHPDSFNTRRTLHVNGETYDYYRLDALSDSFEISRLPYCLKVLLENLLRKEDGKNVSADDIRTLCQWQADKAGQDQVNFTPARVVLQDFTGVPAVVDLAAMRAAMRELKGDPAKINPLGAVDLVIDHSVMVDDYGNPDSLQKNTEIEFERNSERYQFLRWGQQAFSNFRVVPPGTGIVHQVNLEYLAPGVLVEEQGGNKLAMPDTLVGTDSHTTMINGLGVLGWGVGGIEAEAAMLGQPITMLIPEVVGFELKGELPASATATDLVLTVTQMLRERGVVGKFVEFYGPGLAKLPLADRATIANMAPEYGATCGIFPIDNETLNYMRLTGRTDEQINLVETYAKAQGLWRDDDAPVADYSDTLHLDLGDVVPSLAGPKRPQDRIALTDAKAQFDQLLEKEQAASNNVIASFASEGGQTAVDNPSLREQGKVEVDYKGERFTLEHGAVVIAAITSCTNTSNPAVLVAAGLVAQKARERGLTTKPWVKTSLAPGSQVVPAYLENVGLLEPLAELGFNIVGFGCTTCIGNSGPLPEPITEAIRSADLLATSVLSGNRNFEGRIHQDVKANYLASPPLVVAYALAGNMNVDVLKEPLGQDENGKPVYLRDIWPTPQEVAQTIQSAMTDGLYQDKYADVFAGTDAWRKLPVPEDEIYSWPDSTYVKKPTYFDGMTMALPEMKPIKGARCVVKVGDSITTDHISPAGAIKPDSPAGEYLKSKGVEPKDFNSYGSRRGNHEVMVRGTFANVRLKNHMAPGTEGGMTTYLPTNEQMSIYDAAQRYQADGTPLVVLAGKEYGTGSSRDWAAKGTNLLGIKAVIAESFERIHRSNLVGFGVLPLQFKEGDSVESLGLDGTEALDFEEISGEPSTLKVRAVRDDKTIEFDVNVRIDTAVEWDYYRHGGILHYVLRQLAS is encoded by the coding sequence GTGAGCAACCCATCTCAACACCCAGATAGTTTCAACACCCGACGTACTCTACATGTCAATGGTGAAACCTACGACTACTACCGCCTAGACGCACTGTCCGACAGTTTCGAGATCAGTCGTTTACCCTACTGCTTAAAAGTGCTGCTGGAGAACTTGCTACGTAAAGAAGATGGCAAGAATGTCTCCGCGGACGACATTCGTACGCTTTGTCAATGGCAAGCCGATAAAGCTGGGCAAGATCAGGTCAATTTCACGCCTGCTCGTGTCGTGCTTCAAGACTTCACTGGCGTACCTGCGGTGGTTGATTTAGCAGCGATGCGTGCCGCCATGCGCGAGTTGAAAGGTGATCCAGCCAAAATCAATCCGCTTGGTGCGGTTGATCTTGTGATTGATCACTCGGTCATGGTGGATGACTACGGTAACCCTGACTCCTTGCAGAAAAACACTGAGATTGAGTTCGAGCGCAACAGCGAGCGTTACCAGTTTTTGCGCTGGGGCCAGCAAGCCTTTTCGAACTTCCGCGTCGTACCACCTGGCACGGGGATCGTCCACCAAGTGAACCTCGAGTATTTAGCACCCGGTGTATTGGTGGAAGAGCAAGGCGGTAACAAGTTAGCCATGCCGGATACGCTGGTAGGCACAGATTCACATACCACCATGATCAACGGCTTAGGTGTGCTTGGCTGGGGCGTGGGGGGTATCGAAGCGGAAGCGGCGATGCTCGGCCAACCTATCACCATGCTGATCCCAGAAGTGGTCGGCTTTGAGCTCAAAGGGGAGCTGCCTGCGTCCGCCACGGCAACGGATCTGGTACTCACCGTCACCCAAATGCTACGTGAGCGCGGTGTGGTGGGTAAATTTGTTGAGTTTTATGGCCCGGGTCTCGCCAAATTGCCGCTGGCTGACCGCGCGACCATTGCCAACATGGCTCCCGAATACGGTGCAACCTGTGGGATCTTCCCGATTGATAATGAAACACTCAACTATATGCGCCTAACAGGCCGCACTGATGAGCAGATCAATTTGGTTGAAACCTACGCCAAAGCACAAGGCTTGTGGCGTGATGACGACGCACCGGTTGCTGATTATAGTGACACGCTCCATCTCGACCTTGGCGACGTCGTACCAAGCCTTGCCGGCCCCAAACGCCCGCAGGATAGAATTGCATTAACCGACGCCAAAGCCCAGTTCGATCAGCTGCTGGAAAAAGAACAAGCGGCCTCCAATAATGTGATTGCAAGCTTTGCCAGCGAAGGGGGGCAAACCGCGGTCGATAACCCCAGTCTTCGTGAGCAAGGGAAAGTAGAAGTCGACTACAAGGGCGAGCGATTTACGCTTGAGCATGGTGCCGTTGTGATCGCCGCGATCACCTCTTGCACCAACACGTCGAACCCGGCTGTGCTTGTCGCCGCTGGGCTGGTGGCACAAAAAGCGCGCGAGCGAGGCTTAACAACTAAGCCTTGGGTGAAAACGTCTCTCGCACCTGGGTCACAGGTAGTGCCTGCGTACCTAGAAAATGTTGGCCTACTTGAGCCACTTGCCGAACTTGGCTTTAATATCGTCGGCTTTGGCTGTACCACCTGTATCGGTAACTCAGGGCCACTTCCTGAGCCTATTACTGAAGCCATTCGCTCTGCTGACCTGCTCGCGACCAGCGTACTCTCGGGTAACCGTAACTTTGAAGGCCGTATTCACCAAGATGTGAAAGCCAACTATTTGGCCTCGCCCCCACTTGTCGTCGCTTATGCACTGGCGGGTAATATGAATGTCGATGTCCTTAAAGAGCCATTAGGACAGGATGAAAACGGCAAGCCTGTTTATCTCAGAGACATTTGGCCAACACCACAAGAAGTCGCGCAAACTATTCAGTCAGCAATGACTGACGGGCTGTACCAAGACAAGTACGCCGATGTGTTTGCCGGTACGGACGCTTGGCGGAAACTGCCCGTGCCTGAAGATGAGATTTACTCATGGCCCGATTCCACCTACGTTAAAAAGCCAACATACTTTGACGGCATGACCATGGCACTGCCTGAGATGAAACCTATCAAGGGCGCACGCTGTGTGGTGAAAGTCGGTGATTCGATCACGACCGACCATATTTCACCTGCAGGGGCGATAAAACCAGATAGCCCTGCGGGCGAGTATTTGAAATCTAAAGGCGTTGAGCCAAAAGACTTCAACAGCTACGGCTCACGCCGAGGCAACCACGAGGTGATGGTACGCGGTACGTTTGCCAACGTGCGCTTAAAAAACCATATGGCACCAGGCACCGAAGGGGGTATGACTACCTACCTGCCCACTAATGAGCAAATGAGTATTTACGATGCTGCGCAACGTTACCAAGCGGACGGCACGCCATTAGTTGTGCTTGCGGGTAAAGAATACGGAACAGGGTCGAGCCGTGACTGGGCCGCCAAGGGTACCAACCTACTGGGTATCAAAGCCGTCATTGCTGAAAGCTTCGAGCGTATTCACCGCTCTAACTTAGTGGGCTTCGGCGTGTTGCCACTGCAATTTAAAGAGGGTGATTCCGTTGAATCACTTGGATTGGATGGCACAGAAGCGCTCGACTTTGAGGAGATCAGCGGCGAACCCTCTACTCTCAAGGTACGTGCGGTTCGGGATGATAAAACCATCGAGTTTGACGTCAACGTCCGCATCGATACTGCAGTTGAATGGGATTATTACCGCCATGGCGGCATTCTCCACTACGTCCTACGCCAACTGGCTAGCTAA
- a CDS encoding 5-oxoprolinase subunit PxpA: protein MKLNADMGESFGAWTMGMDSALMPWIDMANIACGFHASDPDVMAATVALAVKHNVSIGAHPSYADKQGFGRRHIDHTPAQISHLVRYQIGALQGICARFNASLDYVKPHGALYNTMMVDNDCFEAVLAAVADTLPNTPLMVLALPDNRQHRQLAQRAGVPLIFEAFADRAYLASGQLAPRDQPGAVLDDANAMIAQVLQLSQHGTVTTLEGQTLSLSPDTVCVHGDNPQSVEAIKQLRKALTP, encoded by the coding sequence ATGAAACTAAACGCAGACATGGGTGAGAGCTTTGGTGCGTGGACGATGGGAATGGATAGCGCGCTGATGCCGTGGATTGATATGGCCAATATTGCGTGTGGCTTTCATGCCTCTGATCCTGATGTAATGGCGGCCACGGTAGCACTCGCAGTAAAGCACAATGTGAGTATTGGTGCTCATCCCAGTTACGCCGATAAGCAGGGCTTTGGCCGTCGTCATATTGATCATACCCCGGCACAAATTAGTCACCTCGTTCGCTATCAAATCGGCGCGTTACAAGGGATCTGTGCACGCTTTAATGCGAGCCTTGATTATGTGAAGCCTCATGGTGCGCTGTATAACACCATGATGGTGGACAATGATTGCTTTGAAGCGGTGTTGGCTGCGGTGGCTGATACGCTGCCAAATACGCCATTAATGGTGTTGGCATTGCCTGATAACCGTCAGCATCGCCAGCTTGCCCAACGAGCCGGTGTGCCGCTGATTTTTGAGGCCTTTGCTGATAGAGCCTATCTGGCGTCAGGGCAATTGGCGCCGCGCGATCAACCGGGCGCGGTGTTAGATGACGCCAACGCGATGATTGCACAGGTATTGCAGTTATCTCAACATGGCACGGTGACAACCCTCGAGGGACAAACGCTCTCGCTTTCGCCGGATACGGTGTGTGTGCATGGAGATAACCCACAATCGGTCGAGGCGATAAAACAACTCAGAAAGGCCTTAACACCATGA
- a CDS encoding DUF6151 family protein → MARLAIQCSCGKMTGEIIDAQQSQRCVCFCSDCQAYAQTLNYHTELEPGGGTELLQITPAQLRIYRGRDQLMCLRLSDRGLYRWYTNCCHTPIANTIHPDIPFVGVVSACYHIEGENEEEIGPVRWYVQGQDARSTPTAKHVHPRFPLRLMLLTAVKGLWARLLGKHRPNVFFDREGRPRGLIHHGGKPSPSPRGRQPLP, encoded by the coding sequence ATGGCACGCCTCGCCATTCAGTGTTCATGTGGAAAGATGACCGGAGAGATCATTGATGCACAGCAAAGCCAACGCTGTGTGTGCTTTTGCAGCGATTGTCAAGCCTACGCACAGACCCTGAATTATCATACTGAGCTTGAACCAGGCGGCGGCACAGAGCTGTTGCAGATTACCCCCGCGCAGTTGCGTATTTATCGCGGACGAGATCAACTGATGTGTTTACGATTGAGTGATCGTGGTTTATACCGCTGGTATACCAATTGTTGTCATACGCCTATCGCCAATACGATCCATCCCGATATTCCTTTTGTTGGCGTGGTGAGCGCTTGCTATCACATTGAAGGGGAAAATGAAGAAGAAATCGGCCCAGTTCGCTGGTATGTGCAAGGACAAGATGCACGCTCAACCCCAACAGCAAAACACGTTCACCCTCGTTTTCCTCTACGTTTGATGCTGCTCACCGCAGTAAAAGGGTTATGGGCACGGCTACTGGGTAAACATCGTCCGAATGTCTTTTTTGATCGTGAGGGGCGTCCGCGTGGCCTGATTCATCATGGGGGAAAGCCCAGTCCATCACCGAGAGGGAGACAGCCCCTTCCGTGA
- a CDS encoding DUF3413 domain-containing protein, with protein sequence MSFKSRLQTHSWFIAINALVLMAIASRYFAFLPSFPTEPLGITFIVVSIFSQMALLAAIVGLVTLPLLLLPTKVRQPLLALIASVGVITLFIDTIVFAQYRFHINAMVLDLILAGQIVSFPLITWLMVTGGVIACLAAQWALLAALSRTRFSSQHKVGKKFALLTFLTLLATHGIHIWAAAYAYQPVTTVKRYLPLFYPATANSMMRKNGWIDEQALARQKAMDVDREADLNYPLSPLSTTDVTQPVNIMFLVVDSWRADTFNADNTPNLWALAQNGRTYSHHLATGNATRTGIFGLFYGMPGTYWHSFLANQQSPVLMDRLQALDYQLGIFTAAQLEKPEFNQTVFAKVSDLRNGSEGDSPAELDADLTQDWIRWHQKRESNRPTFSFLFYDAPHGYDFPADFTPKYQPMLDEINYLKLNNETDPTPFFNRYKTSVRYVDSLVAKVIEELKQSGEFDNTLIVVTGDHGQEMNDNQLNFWGHNSNFTDPQIHVPFAMIGPGIDVKQVDTGKQLTSHQDVAPTLMKHYLGVTSDPASYAIGHDLLAPKPGQDWVLSSNYSGYALVTDDTILEVGAGGQYQYMDNTNRPIENASPDFAQMEKALEQISRFR encoded by the coding sequence ATGTCTTTTAAATCGCGACTTCAAACACATAGCTGGTTTATTGCCATTAACGCCCTTGTGTTAATGGCAATAGCGAGCCGCTACTTTGCGTTTCTACCGAGTTTTCCCACTGAGCCACTTGGCATCACCTTTATCGTGGTCAGTATCTTTAGCCAGATGGCCTTACTTGCCGCTATTGTTGGCTTAGTAACACTTCCGCTGTTACTGCTGCCAACCAAGGTGCGCCAACCATTGCTCGCCTTGATAGCGTCGGTGGGTGTGATCACCCTTTTCATTGATACCATCGTGTTTGCCCAGTACCGATTCCATATCAATGCCATGGTGCTAGACCTGATCCTCGCCGGGCAGATTGTCAGCTTCCCGCTGATCACTTGGCTGATGGTGACAGGTGGCGTCATTGCCTGCCTCGCGGCGCAATGGGCACTTCTGGCTGCGTTGTCACGGACACGGTTTTCTTCCCAACACAAAGTCGGCAAAAAATTCGCGCTACTCACGTTTCTGACCTTGCTCGCCACCCACGGGATTCATATCTGGGCTGCGGCCTACGCGTACCAGCCCGTGACAACGGTGAAACGTTATTTGCCACTTTTCTATCCAGCCACCGCCAACAGCATGATGCGCAAAAACGGCTGGATTGATGAACAAGCTCTCGCGCGCCAAAAAGCCATGGATGTAGATCGCGAAGCCGACCTGAACTATCCCCTTTCGCCGCTGAGCACAACCGACGTTACACAGCCAGTGAACATCATGTTTTTGGTGGTTGACTCATGGCGCGCGGACACCTTCAATGCTGACAACACGCCCAATCTTTGGGCACTAGCTCAAAATGGTCGTACCTATTCACATCATCTTGCGACGGGGAACGCGACCCGCACCGGCATTTTTGGCCTGTTTTATGGCATGCCCGGCACCTATTGGCATAGCTTTCTTGCCAATCAGCAATCTCCGGTATTGATGGATCGTCTGCAGGCACTCGATTATCAACTGGGTATTTTTACCGCCGCGCAATTGGAAAAGCCGGAATTTAACCAAACCGTGTTTGCCAAGGTGTCCGATTTACGTAACGGTTCTGAGGGCGACTCTCCCGCCGAGCTAGACGCAGATCTGACCCAAGATTGGATCCGTTGGCACCAAAAGCGTGAGTCCAATCGTCCCACCTTCTCGTTTTTGTTTTACGATGCGCCACATGGCTATGATTTTCCTGCGGACTTTACCCCCAAGTATCAACCGATGTTGGACGAAATTAACTATCTCAAGCTAAATAACGAGACCGATCCGACACCGTTTTTCAATCGCTATAAGACCAGCGTACGCTACGTTGATAGCTTGGTGGCCAAGGTCATTGAGGAGCTAAAACAAAGCGGAGAGTTCGATAATACCTTGATTGTCGTTACCGGCGATCACGGCCAAGAAATGAATGACAACCAGCTAAATTTTTGGGGACACAACAGTAACTTTACTGACCCACAAATTCACGTGCCTTTCGCGATGATAGGCCCCGGCATCGATGTAAAACAGGTGGATACCGGCAAGCAGCTAACCAGCCACCAAGATGTTGCGCCCACCCTGATGAAGCATTATTTGGGCGTAACGTCCGATCCGGCCAGCTACGCGATTGGTCATGACTTGCTTGCACCCAAGCCCGGGCAAGATTGGGTGTTATCGTCAAACTACAGCGGCTATGCGTTGGTCACCGACGACACCATTTTAGAAGTGGGTGCGGGGGGGCAATATCAATACATGGATAACACTAACCGACCGATAGAAAACGCGTCACCTGACTTTGCGCAAATGGAAAAAGCCCTCGAGCAAATTAGCCGTTTCCGCTAG
- a CDS encoding 2OG-Fe dioxygenase family protein produces the protein MNTSSLLMQLNQLDDNHIKQLQPSFDNLPGTSHADGGYRLRRYSVVHVFNGGVEKLPPRPFMQTSDINEFQGDVARTFEDIESETVQKPGFHAMCRTFRDMYQLSDDNDIEIHQIRIQADNQSVQVAPEGVHQDGFDHIAIVSVGRDNIDGGDFQVFRHKTSAPLFSWPLAPGQMAALDDRTLWHYAEPITPVDNQKSGTMDVFVLTATRK, from the coding sequence ATGAACACGTCATCACTACTCATGCAGCTTAATCAACTGGACGATAATCATATTAAACAACTTCAACCCTCGTTTGATAACCTGCCGGGGACGTCACATGCTGACGGCGGCTATCGGCTCCGTCGTTACTCGGTAGTGCATGTTTTCAATGGGGGCGTAGAAAAACTTCCCCCTCGACCGTTTATGCAAACCTCGGACATTAACGAGTTCCAAGGCGACGTGGCGAGGACGTTTGAAGATATTGAATCAGAAACCGTGCAAAAGCCCGGCTTTCATGCCATGTGTCGTACTTTCCGCGATATGTATCAGTTAAGTGACGATAACGATATTGAGATCCACCAAATTCGTATTCAGGCGGACAATCAGTCGGTGCAAGTCGCCCCTGAGGGCGTTCACCAAGATGGGTTCGATCATATCGCCATTGTGAGCGTTGGCCGCGATAATATTGATGGCGGTGATTTCCAAGTATTCCGTCACAAAACCAGCGCACCATTGTTTAGTTGGCCGCTGGCTCCGGGACAAATGGCAGCACTTGATGACCGCACACTATGGCATTACGCTGAGCCGATTACGCCCGTGGATAACCAGAAATCGGGCACCATGGATGTATTTGTACTCACAGCAACAAGGAAGTAA
- a CDS encoding biotin-dependent carboxyltransferase family protein: MVAGLTVLAPGVLSLVQDTGRYGVGQLGLSQGGPVDCHAFAWANYLLDNPAKTPLVEITMGQARFRADHAMSIAITGADMQPCINGQRVGMWQTLTLNAGDELRLRYARRGLRAYLAVRGGWVVDGAFGSAATVMRNQLGGLHSGLGEQAGGMALTKGDVLPCRPHARLPKVRGVPTRFIPDYNALTPLALVLGYQFDSFSAEALTAFFDGEYTVDQHSDRMGVRLNGPSVVSKQPGIVSEGIALGAVQVPPDGQPIVLLNDRQTLGGYPKLGCLTRASLSMLAQTRPGQTVHFYPARLADASVQWQAFVQFFDWI; this comes from the coding sequence ATGGTGGCAGGATTAACGGTGCTCGCCCCCGGCGTATTGAGCTTGGTGCAAGACACAGGGCGTTATGGGGTGGGCCAGCTTGGTTTAAGCCAAGGCGGGCCGGTCGATTGCCACGCATTTGCTTGGGCGAATTATTTACTCGATAACCCCGCAAAGACGCCGCTGGTCGAGATAACCATGGGCCAAGCACGTTTTCGTGCTGACCATGCGATGTCGATTGCCATCACCGGCGCAGACATGCAACCTTGTATTAATGGTCAGCGCGTGGGTATGTGGCAGACCTTGACGCTAAATGCGGGTGATGAATTGCGTTTACGCTACGCGCGCCGTGGTTTGCGAGCTTATCTCGCGGTGCGTGGTGGGTGGGTAGTAGATGGCGCATTTGGCAGTGCCGCGACGGTAATGCGCAATCAACTCGGCGGCCTTCATTCCGGATTAGGTGAACAGGCGGGAGGCATGGCGCTCACCAAAGGAGATGTGTTGCCTTGTCGACCGCATGCGCGGTTGCCAAAGGTGCGCGGTGTGCCGACACGTTTTATTCCTGACTACAATGCCCTGACTCCACTGGCGCTTGTGCTGGGGTATCAGTTTGATAGCTTCAGCGCCGAGGCGCTAACGGCATTTTTTGATGGCGAATACACGGTCGATCAGCACAGTGATCGTATGGGCGTGCGGCTCAATGGACCGAGCGTCGTGAGCAAGCAACCGGGTATTGTTTCCGAAGGCATTGCGCTCGGGGCCGTGCAAGTGCCCCCTGACGGTCAGCCGATTGTACTACTTAACGATCGGCAAACACTCGGTGGCTATCCTAAGCTTGGCTGCTTAACCCGTGCCAGCTTAAGCATGTTGGCGCAAACGCGACCCGGTCAGACCGTGCATTTTTATCCAGCGCGGCTGGCGGATGCATCAGTGCAATGGCAGGCGTTTGTGCAGTTTTTTGACTGGATCTAA
- a CDS encoding diacylglycerol kinase translates to MGANTSPSEKPRGLIRIIKATGYSWAGLKAAYHHEAAIRQEVVLLAAALAVLLWLQLPLTESLMMFGVIVLVIIVELLNSAIEAVVDRVGEERHELSGRAKDIGSAAVFVSLLLAGVVWLTILWHHFGVPLIR, encoded by the coding sequence ATGGGCGCTAATACATCCCCCTCAGAAAAGCCGCGAGGGCTGATACGTATCATTAAAGCTACTGGCTATTCTTGGGCTGGATTAAAAGCGGCATATCACCATGAAGCGGCGATCCGTCAAGAAGTTGTATTATTGGCAGCGGCGCTAGCCGTATTGCTCTGGCTACAATTGCCACTGACGGAATCCTTGATGATGTTCGGCGTTATTGTGTTGGTAATCATCGTCGAACTGCTTAACTCCGCCATTGAAGCTGTGGTCGACCGAGTGGGTGAAGAGCGCCATGAACTCAGCGGCAGAGCTAAAGACATCGGCTCTGCGGCGGTGTTTGTCAGTTTGCTTTTAGCGGGTGTGGTCTGGCTTACCATTTTATGGCATCACTTTGGTGTCCCACTTATTCGATAA
- a CDS encoding glycosyltransferase family 9 protein, which translates to MPLFTHAPRSLCFLRLSAIGDVCHAVAAIQAVQRHWPQTQITWVVGKVEAQLLAGLDGVELVVFDKKAGLAGMRQVWRQLKGRQFDALVHMQLALRASFLTVGIGARYRVGFHRHRAKEGQWLFTNKRIPDTQSCHVLDSFFAFTQYLGVPVTPPQWQLPLSEDDHAFAKAQLGDKPTVVISPAASKDERNWLPERYAEFADYAVGKGYQVVLCGSPAAREKTLAARIIAAANAPLVNLVGHTSLKQLAAVLARADAVLAPDSGPAHMATTQGTPVLGLYGHSNPKRTGPYNNLADVVSVYETFAEQQHGKPVEQLAWSTRVKGDHVMAAIDTQQVIDAFETMMAKQ; encoded by the coding sequence ATGCCTCTGTTTACTCACGCCCCACGCTCCCTGTGTTTTTTACGCCTGTCTGCGATTGGCGATGTTTGTCATGCGGTTGCGGCGATTCAAGCCGTGCAGCGCCATTGGCCGCAGACGCAGATCACTTGGGTGGTTGGTAAAGTCGAAGCACAGCTTTTAGCCGGGCTTGATGGGGTGGAGCTGGTGGTGTTTGACAAAAAAGCGGGCTTAGCAGGCATGCGTCAAGTTTGGCGGCAGCTGAAAGGACGCCAGTTTGATGCGTTAGTGCATATGCAGCTTGCTTTACGCGCGAGCTTCTTGACTGTGGGGATCGGCGCGCGCTATCGCGTGGGATTTCACCGCCACCGAGCGAAAGAGGGACAGTGGCTGTTTACCAATAAACGGATCCCCGATACTCAATCTTGCCATGTGTTAGATAGCTTTTTCGCCTTCACTCAATATTTGGGCGTGCCGGTTACGCCACCGCAGTGGCAACTACCACTTTCTGAAGACGATCATGCCTTTGCCAAAGCGCAACTGGGTGACAAGCCCACTGTCGTGATCAGTCCTGCCGCGAGTAAAGATGAGCGTAATTGGCTACCAGAGCGTTATGCCGAATTTGCCGACTACGCGGTCGGTAAAGGTTATCAGGTGGTACTCTGTGGTTCACCGGCGGCGCGTGAAAAAACGCTGGCCGCGCGCATTATTGCCGCTGCTAACGCGCCACTGGTTAACTTGGTGGGACACACCAGCCTTAAGCAATTAGCTGCGGTACTCGCACGCGCCGATGCGGTGCTGGCCCCCGATTCCGGCCCCGCGCACATGGCAACCACGCAAGGCACGCCCGTCTTAGGTCTTTACGGGCATAGCAATCCGAAGCGGACCGGCCCTTATAACAACCTCGCGGATGTGGTCAGTGTTTATGAAACCTTTGCTGAACAGCAACATGGCAAGCCCGTTGAGCAATTGGCATGGAGCACGCGGGTGAAAGGCGATCATGTGATGGCTGCCATTGATACACAGCAGGTGATCGACGCGTTTGAAACCATGATGGCGAAGCAATAA
- the trpS gene encoding tryptophan--tRNA ligase, whose translation MHTPYAIDKNAIDKNDVILTGDRATGRLHLGHYSGSLSQRLALQGQCAQTILVADMQGLTDNGHQPSHVATHILGLVADYLAVGLDPDKVTICQQSQLPALAELTMFYSNLVSYARLVRNPTVKHEINDKQFGQQVPVGFLTYPISQAADITAFGANLVPVGDDQLPMIEQTNDIVRKFNHVVGEPVLRECRALTSKASRLPGVDGKSKMSKSLGNAIYLSDDNDTIRDAVRSMYTDPQHLRVSDPGRVEGNVVFTYLDAFHPDAQHVAELKAHYQRGGLGDMTVKNVLTDILTSLISPIRERRKALMNAPDYLSDVLKDGQKKARIQTDQTCQNVKRALGLLVG comes from the coding sequence ATGCACACCCCCTACGCTATCGATAAAAACGCTATCGACAAAAACGACGTTATTCTGACCGGCGATCGCGCCACTGGCCGCTTACATCTTGGTCATTACAGTGGCTCACTTAGCCAACGACTTGCATTACAAGGACAATGTGCTCAAACCATTCTGGTCGCAGATATGCAGGGATTAACCGACAATGGCCATCAACCGAGTCACGTCGCCACACATATTTTAGGCTTAGTCGCGGACTATCTCGCGGTTGGGCTTGACCCTGATAAGGTCACAATTTGTCAGCAATCCCAACTTCCTGCGCTCGCAGAACTCACCATGTTTTACAGTAATTTAGTGAGTTACGCACGACTGGTCCGCAACCCTACAGTAAAACACGAAATCAACGACAAACAGTTTGGACAGCAAGTTCCCGTCGGTTTTTTAACCTACCCAATCAGTCAAGCTGCCGACATCACCGCATTTGGCGCTAACCTCGTGCCAGTAGGCGATGATCAACTTCCTATGATCGAGCAAACCAACGACATTGTGCGCAAATTTAATCACGTTGTCGGCGAGCCTGTATTACGCGAATGTCGTGCACTCACCAGCAAAGCATCGCGCTTACCGGGTGTTGATGGTAAAAGCAAAATGTCAAAATCTTTGGGTAATGCCATCTATCTTAGCGATGACAATGACACCATACGTGACGCGGTACGATCCATGTACACAGACCCTCAACACTTGCGCGTCTCAGATCCCGGCCGAGTCGAAGGCAATGTCGTTTTTACCTATTTGGACGCTTTCCATCCTGACGCTCAACACGTCGCCGAACTCAAAGCCCATTATCAGCGCGGCGGTCTAGGGGATATGACAGTGAAAAACGTGCTAACCGATATCTTAACCTCCCTGATATCGCCCATTCGAGAACGGCGAAAAGCACTCATGAACGCCCCTGATTACTTGTCTGACGTCCTAAAAGATGGGCAAAAAAAGGCGCGTATACAGACAGACCAAACATGCCAGAATGTTAAGCGTGCGTTGGGCTTGCTTGTGGGATAA